The DNA region CTGTACCAGATACCAAAAACCCTGACCCACCGAACATATTTGGGGTGATAAACGCCCAGACTGCGGGCCGCGCTGAAAAAGCCATGTAAAAGATGAAAGCCCAGAGCGAACATCGCCAGCATATACAACAAAACATACCACCAGTCGCCGTAAACACCAATGACTACCCCATACAAATCTTTTTGCCCATGCTGATCTACCGGCAAACTGCCGAATTTATACTGATACCAGAAGTCCTTAAAATGAAAAACCAGGAAAACCAGTATGATGGTACCCAGAATACCCATATTGCGCGAATACCACTTGCTCGTTACGTTACGTTGATCATATAGGTACTTACCTGGTACTTTTTTATTTTTCAGGGTGATGAGCAATGCATCTATGCAATGGATAACAATAGATGCGTACAGCACATAAGATATGATTTTAATGAAAATATTTCCGGATAAAAGCTGGGAGTAGCCGTTAAAGCTTTCCCGCGCCTGCGCTGCAGGCAAGAGCAGCTGCAGGTTGCCCAGCAAATGGATAACCAGGAAAAAGCACAGGAACAATCCTGTGAGCGCCATCAGGGTTTTACGCATCAGGCTAGAAAATGTACCATTCTGATCCATGGATAAAAAAATTAATAAACACCTATTGCCTTCCACCACAGGCCACCTATCCCCATCCAGATTACGATAAAAATGATACTCAGTATAAAGCCGCGCGACCACCATTCTTTCACTTCAACAAAGGTGCTTCCAAAAAATACCGGTGCAGGGCCATGGCCGTAATGGGTTAAAGTACCATAAATACCACCGCAAAAACCTAATGATAAGGCGAGCAGCATAGGCGGGATACCCACCGAAACACCAACCCCGAGTAAAGCGGCATACATGGAGGCTACGTGTGCGGTTGCGCTGGCAAACATATAATGACTGTAAAAATAAACCAGGATAATGATGGGAAAGGCCATCGTCCAGCTCATATGGCCTATTTTAGCTTTTACCAGTTCGCTAAACCAGGGGATTAAGCCCAGCTGGTTTAGCGCGCTACCCATCATCACCAGGGCAGAAAACCATACAATGGTGTCCCAGGCATTTTTCTCGCTCTTCACATCGTCCCAGGTCAGCACCTGCGAAAGCAATAAAAACACAAGGCCTATAAATGCCGTGGTAGTGGCATCTATCTTAAAAATATCACCGGTGATCCACAGGAACAGCAATACAAAAAAAGCGGTCAGCATCAACCACTCATTGCGGGTAACCGCACCCATTTCTTTCAGCTTTTCGGTGGCCATCTTTGTAGCGCCCTGGGTCTTTTTCAGTTCAGGCGGATAAATCTTGTAGAGGACATAAGGGATCGCTATTAATGATACGATCCCCGGTATCAGTGCAGCCCACATCCATGACATCCAGGTAATGTGTATGCCCAGGTCGGCCGCAAATTTC from Pedobacter africanus includes:
- a CDS encoding succinate dehydrogenase cytochrome b subunit, translating into MDQNGTFSSLMRKTLMALTGLFLCFFLVIHLLGNLQLLLPAAQARESFNGYSQLLSGNIFIKIISYVLYASIVIHCIDALLITLKNKKVPGKYLYDQRNVTSKWYSRNMGILGTIILVFLVFHFKDFWYQYKFGSLPVDQHGQKDLYGVVIGVYGDWWYVLLYMLAMFALGFHLLHGFFSAARSLGVYHPKYVRWVRVFGIWYSYTIAIGFAIIPLYIYLSQYVLWN
- a CDS encoding anion permease, giving the protein MKEINYKMILVTLAFGLLIWFIPVPEGVKPEAWHLLAIFLATILGIILKAASMGTMSMIAIAVVALTGVLAPGNPGKSISLALSSFGDKVIWLIGISFFIARGFIKTGLGSRIAYLFIRIFGRSSLGLGYGLGLADLVLAPAIPSNTARGGGIIYPIMKSMALNFGSVPEQPETHRKLGAYLSLNCYNINLITSSMFLTATASNPMCQKFAADLGIHITWMSWMWAALIPGIVSLIAIPYVLYKIYPPELKKTQGATKMATEKLKEMGAVTRNEWLMLTAFFVLLFLWITGDIFKIDATTTAFIGLVFLLLSQVLTWDDVKSEKNAWDTIVWFSALVMMGSALNQLGLIPWFSELVKAKIGHMSWTMAFPIIILVYFYSHYMFASATAHVASMYAALLGVGVSVGIPPMLLALSLGFCGGIYGTLTHYGHGPAPVFFGSTFVEVKEWWSRGFILSIIFIVIWMGIGGLWWKAIGVY